In Longimicrobium sp., a genomic segment contains:
- a CDS encoding aminotransferase class V-fold PLP-dependent enzyme, which yields MTLTRRGFVARLGAAAAAAALPPELAASTDLRLPADGGRDFWRTLRGEFLIPRDEAFFNAGTLGASPRAVLQAVVDHMTHVERDLAHWDYHPDHERFYTGYYPELPLRAKLGQVIGAGADEVALTANATMGMNLVANGLELEPGGEVLATEGAHVGCRTGWELRGKRHGVGLRWLKPPAEVSSPAELIDLYERGTTPATRVWVIEHLTSATGVLYPVHELCRRARERGIFTVVDGAQTAGHLVVDVRAMGCDAFYSSPHKWLLAPVGTGFLYVRRESLPRLWTTLASEHWDDQAGGAFRLMQQGTANLSLWKGVEKAVDFHLALGPARVQARALELAGRLRAGLADVPRVRVTSPTHPEMLTGTTLWQVEGLTGRQLQDRLWETAKVRVRTQGPTVRQCCHVYNLEHEVDRTLDAARRIARAA from the coding sequence TCGTCTCCCCGCGGACGGCGGCCGCGACTTCTGGCGGACGCTGCGCGGCGAGTTCCTGATCCCGCGCGACGAGGCCTTCTTCAACGCGGGGACGCTGGGCGCCAGCCCGCGCGCCGTGCTCCAGGCCGTGGTCGACCACATGACGCACGTGGAGCGCGACCTGGCGCACTGGGACTACCACCCAGACCACGAGCGCTTCTACACCGGCTACTACCCGGAGCTGCCGCTGCGCGCGAAGCTCGGCCAGGTGATCGGCGCCGGCGCGGACGAGGTCGCGCTCACCGCGAACGCCACCATGGGGATGAACCTGGTGGCGAACGGGCTGGAGCTGGAGCCCGGCGGCGAGGTGCTGGCCACGGAGGGCGCGCACGTGGGCTGCCGCACCGGGTGGGAGCTGCGCGGGAAGCGCCACGGCGTGGGGCTGCGCTGGCTGAAGCCGCCGGCCGAGGTCTCGTCTCCCGCAGAGCTGATCGACCTGTACGAGCGGGGGACGACGCCCGCGACGCGCGTGTGGGTGATCGAGCACCTGACCAGCGCCACGGGCGTGCTCTACCCGGTCCACGAGTTGTGCCGGCGGGCGCGCGAGCGCGGGATCTTCACCGTGGTGGACGGCGCGCAGACGGCCGGGCACCTGGTGGTGGACGTGCGCGCGATGGGGTGCGACGCCTTCTACTCGTCGCCGCACAAGTGGCTGCTGGCGCCGGTGGGGACGGGGTTCCTGTACGTGCGCCGCGAGTCCCTGCCGCGGCTGTGGACCACGCTGGCCAGCGAGCACTGGGACGACCAGGCCGGCGGCGCCTTCCGCCTGATGCAGCAGGGGACGGCCAACCTGTCGCTGTGGAAGGGGGTGGAGAAGGCCGTCGACTTCCACCTGGCGCTGGGACCGGCGCGGGTGCAGGCGCGCGCGTTGGAGCTGGCCGGCCGCCTGCGCGCGGGGCTCGCCGACGTCCCCCGCGTCCGCGTCACCTCGCCGACGCACCCGGAGATGCTCACGGGCACCACGCTCTGGCAGGTGGAGGGCCTCACCGGGCGGCAGCTGCAGGACCGCCTGTGGGAGACAGCGAAGGTGCGCGTGCGCACGCAGGGACCCACGGTGCGCCAGTGCTGCCACGTCTACAACCTGGAGCACGAGGTCGACCGCACGCTCGATGCGGCGCGGCGGATCGCCCGGGCGGCGTGA